The following nucleotide sequence is from Chloracidobacterium validum.
ACTGCGTTCTCCATGCCCATGTCGTCATTCGGGAACAAGTCGAACTCGGACGCCGGGTCATCGTCCACAATCACGTCACCGTTGGCTGTGACGGATTTGGCTACGCCAAGCGCCCGGACGGACGGTGGGAAAAAATTCCCCAGGGCGGACGGGTCATCATCGAAGACGACGTGGAGATTGGCGCGGGCACGCAGATTGACCGCGCCAGTGTGGGCGAAACCCGCATCCGGCGGGGCGCGAAACTCGACAACCTCGTGCAAATCGGCCATGCCGTCGAAGTGGGTGAAGATACCCTCCTCTGCGCTCAGGTCGGCATTGCCGGGAGCGCTACGATTGGGTCGCGGGTGATTCTGGCCGGACAGGTCGGCGTCGCCGGACACCTGACCATTGGGGATGGAGTGACGGCGCTGGCCCAGAGCGGCATCCCAAATGATGTGCCGGCCGGACGCCAAGTCGCTGGCTATCCGGCGGTTGACCGTCGCCAGTGGCTGCGTGTTTCGGCGGCCCAGGCAAAACTTCCTGACTTACTCAAATACATTCACGCCCTTGAAGCGCGGCTTGCCGCGCTTGAAAAGGCACATCCCACGGAGTGAAACGCTATATGACCCGCACTTACCAGTCCACCACCCGACTCGGACTCACGGCGCTCCTGGTGCTAGCTTGTCTGCTCTTGGCGATACCGAGCCGAGCGGCCGCGCCAGTGGTCTTCACAAGCGCCTACACTGACCTGAACACCCAGTGCCGTTATGCTCGGTCAGGCGCGGAAGGGAGTGATGCGCCCATGATTTGCCCAGGCCAGGGCGGCTATCGTCTCACCATCAGCTTTAGCGCCTTTGCGGCAGATATTTTGGTCGAATCCCGTGATGGGCGATTTTCGCGGCCGATTGCCAGCGACCAAGCGCCGAACTACGCCAGGGAAAAAGGACGTAAGGCCGAGTGGCGGCTGGCCAATGGCAAGCCATTTGCCGTGATTTTGCGTACCTTTGCGTACCGCAGCAATGACCTGGGTGAACCGGATTTTTCTAAAAAGGTCGGGGAGAAACTCGTGGTCAAGGGACTCGAAGGCTTCGAGCATATTGATGTTGAAGTGGACGCTCGAACAACCCCAAACGCGAACGCGCGGGCGCGTCAGCTCGCCGATGAGCATTACGCCAAGTAAAGCCAGAAGTGAAGTCAATGCGCGCTGGTCAGCGCCGGCGTCAGTCACAAGGTGGCTGGCGGGGCGGTCTCCTCATTGTCGGCGGGCTGGGCCTCGTTGCCACCGCAGTCTGGTTCCTGTGGCAGTTTCGGGACAGACTGACCCCTGCGCCAACCCCGATCACGGGCAAGGTGTTGTATGTCCATGCCATTGATGTCGGGCAGGGGGATAGCTACCTGATTGTCACGCCGGAACGAAAGACCGTCTTGATTGACGCCGGTTTGGCGGAGTCGGGCGCGCGGGTGACAGCGTTTCTGCGTCAGCAGAAGATTTCGTCCCTGGACCTTGTGATTGCTACCCATCCCCATGCCGACCACATCGGCGGCATGGGTTACGTGCTTGAAGCGGTCAGTGTCAAAAACGTTCTCGACAGTGGACAGGAACACACGACGCTGACGTACCGCCGGATGCTCGAAGCCGTCAAAAAGCATGTCGGACGACTCACCATCGCCAAGGCCGGGCAACAATTCAACCTCGACAATGGGATCGTGCTGTCGGTGCTCGGCCCACGTCAACCGTGGCTCCAGAATGTCTCCGGCAGCGATCTCAACGCCAATTCGGTTGTCGTTCGGCTGGATTACGGTAACTTTTCCATGCTGTTTACTGGCGATGCGGAAGATGAGACCGAAGACCGTCTCCTGGCGGATGGCGCACCACTTCAGGCAACGGTTCTCAAGGTGGCGCATCACGGCTCGCGCCACTCGACTAAGGACCGGTTCTTGCGCGAGGTCAAGCCGACCATTGCCATCATCTCCTGTGGCGCAACCAACCGTTATGGACACCCGACCCAGGCGACGCTCGACCGCCTGAAGCGCGTTGGGGCGACCGTCTATCGCACCGATCTGCACGGCGACATCACGATTGCCGCGAATGGGACGGAATATGCCGTCACTACGGCGCGCCAAGCCACCCCGGCTGACATTTGGCGCGGCCGGCAGCCTGGTACCGACAACGATTCCGGCGACGAGATGCCCCGCCAACGCACCGGACGGTGAGCTTGGCCGAAGCCCTATGGCGTCACGGTTGGCGCAGGGTATCGAGCGCGGTGCGGGCTGGTGACAAACTCGGGTCAAGGCGCAAGGCCGCCTCGAAGTATTGCTTGGCCGCAGCCCGATTGCCTTGTTTGAGAAGGACCGAACCCAGGTTGAAGCGAATGGTTGCCGTATCCACGCCATCGGCGATGGCGTCACGCAGCAGCGCTTCTGCCTCGGCCAGCCGGCCCAGCGTGACATAGGCAATGGCGCAACTGGTGAGGGCTGGGGCATCTCGTGGCGCGTACCGGCGCGCCTCACTAATTTGCTCCAACGCACTGGCAGCATTCTGTTGGAGGGCAAGCGTCCGGGCATAGAGGGCATGCGCGAGTCCCCAATCGGCATCTAGCGGGACAACTTCCGGAGGCTTGGTTGCTATCATCTGCGCTAGGGTCGCCTGTGCGTCTTCCAGTCGCCCACTTCGCAAGTCAAGCTGTGCCAAACCGAGCAAAGCGAGGAAAAACCTTGGCTCTCGTGCCAGTGCCTGCTCGTAATAAAGGCGGGCTTGTGCAGGATCGGCCAGTTGACAAGCATTGCCCAGGAACGTGTAAGGCAATGGGTGCTGGGGATCGGTTTCCATGAAGCGCGAAAACAACACGAAGTCGTTGCGCCAGTCCAGGTTGCGCCGGGCCGCTCCAAAGGCATAGCTCGTCAAGAGTACCAGGGCTAGCCCAACGCTGGTTCCCAGCCGCCAGGGCGTGGTAGCCGACTGACCAATACATCCCCCCAGCCGCACCAAGGCCCAGGACAGCGCAATGGCATAGGACACGGACGGGACATAGAGCCAGCGCTCGCCAACGGCCGTCCAAATCGGTACGATCACGTTACTGACCAGAGCGAGCGTGATGAACCAGAAGCCAACTGCAAAGGTCAGCAGCGGCACCCGGCGCACCGCCGCCAGCGCCCCAACCACCAAGCCCAGGGTGATACCTCCGCCAAGGATGGTGCGCCAGTCCCAGACTGGTACCAAGATGAGGTTATGAGCGTCGTACCAAGGTTTGAGTGGAAAGCCCAGGGTGACAAGGCGGTACCATTCCAGCGAGACGCCAGCCATAGTGACCAAGCGTTCACCCAGGGTTTGGGTGGACATTGGGTTGCCAGCCAGTGCGCCCATCGGACGAAATCCCTGCTCACTCAAGTAGCGTAGCCCAGCGTAGGGTAGCCAGGCCATCGCCAACCAGAGGTGTGGCAGCGTCACATGCCACAGCACCGACCAGTCGCTCCGCCGAATCCGGCGCCGGACCCGTAACATCTCGGCGAGCCACAGCCCGGCCGGTAGAACCACCATGTTTTCCTTTGACAGCATAGCCGCCAGATAGGCCATCACCGCCAACGCCCGCCACCATCCGGCCTGGTGCAACGCCTGACGCGCGCGCAGCCAACTCCACCACATCGCTCCACCACAAAACATCCCCAGCAGTTCGGCCCGCCCAATGATATTCGCCACAGCTTCGGTATGTACGGGATGCACGGCAAAGACCAGCGCCGCCAGTCCAGCCGCCCACGGCGTCACGCGGTACTGCCGGAGGAGGTAAAACAGCCACCCCACATTGGCGGCATGGAGCAAGACATTCACAAGGTGGTAGCCGAGGGGACGCAGCCCCCAGAGGGCATAATCCAGTGCGAGCGTGGTGGTTAGAAGTGGACGGTAGTTGCTCAACCCAGCTTGTCGGTGGTCCCAGTACCCAGCTAGAAACAAGTTGGGAATATTCACCAGTGATCGGATGAACGGGTTGTTGACAATGATCGGTGTGTCGTCATAGGTGAAGCCATTGGCCAAGGTGTTGGCATAGACCAGCAGAGCCACGCCGACGGGGAGCAACCAGCAGGTCCGTGGACGCTTAGCGAACTTCAGTACGGTCAACATAGGTAGGTTTGGGTAGGCTATTTCAAGCCTGTGCCAAGCATTCCCTTGCGTCAGGGCCGCCGACATACGCACGAGTGAGGCACACAAAGAGGGATTGCCTCAGGCCCACAGCCCACACTAAGCTCGGCGTCGAATTTGTTGGAAACTAGGTTGGAATATCTTTTCGCTCACAAGAACCAAAGCAACGCTCATGAAGCCTGTCATCTGTACATTTTGCAACTCAGAAATCTACACCTACGTTGGGCCGGAGCCGGTTGAAATGAAGGCGGCGCACTTCAAGCCGACCCGGACTGACTGGCCGGCGCCAAAGTCTGGCGACCCCATGTTTTGCCCGGTTTGTGGCAGCCGTTTCGTTGGCGTTTCGGTGCAAAACAAGCAGCTTCGCATGGCGGTCAGCTCGGAGTATGCCGGTTCCGGCAATGTCGGCAAGCTGTGAGTGTGCGTCTGAAAACGCCCAAACCGCACGCCCTGGCCTACCCACCCATGGCACGCCACGGCACGAAGCGCCAATGCCTTTAGCCACGCCGTGAGGGCGTGGGCGCAGTCTCATCCATGCATCCTCAAGGTACGCTTGGGCCGATAGGCTTGGCCATGGTCTGTCCGGGACAGTGTGGCAGGCTGGCGCGGGGGCCGGACCCTGTGACGGTTTTGCGCTCAAACACTGCCTCACATCGCCGGCTGGCCGGTCAAACCTGACCTTTTAGACGCACTTTCAGAGATAGCAGTCACCGGTGTGCTACTGTCTGACTGATGACCGACGCGGCCCACCACAACGCCTACGACCAGGCCTTCAAGTACCTCGCCGATGCCGACCCCCGCGCCCTGCTGGTTCTCGTCGGCGCACTCCCACCCGATGCCCCGGCCGCCATCACCCCGCTGGCCAGGGAACTCATCACTTCCACCCGCATTCCCGATGAAATCTACTTGATTGAATCTGGGGAGGAGCGTTGGATTGCCCACATTGAAGTCCAAACTCGCTACGACCCGGAGATACCCCAGCGGCTGGTGGACTACGCCGACCGCTTGCGGATTGTCCACAAAAACGTGCCGGTGCGGACATTTCTGGTGCTGCTGACGGCACGGGGGAGCCCCGACCCCATCCCGACGGAAGCGACGGTTGAGCTGGGACAGTTACGCCTGAGCTTGAGGTATGGGGTGGTGAAGTTGTGGGAACTGGCGGCAGAGCAGGCGTTGGCAACCGGGCAACCGGCTTTGCTTCCGCTGGTGCCGCTCATGCGGGGTGAGCCGGTGGCGCTGGCGCAGGCGGCAGAGCGGTTGCGGGATGTAGCCGATGCCAAGCAGCGGCAGGAGCTACAGTTGCACTTTTTGGTACTGGGTGGACTTCGGTATGATATTGAGGCGCTAATTGGGGTCTTGGGAGGAGCGGCGATGATTCGATTGGAACAGCTACGGGAATCGAGTGTGTATCAGATGATCTTGCAGGAAGGTCATGCTGAAGGACTCCGGCAAGGGCTTGAACAAGGGCTTGAACAGGGACTCGAACAGGGACTCGAACAGGGACTCGAACAAGGACTCGAACAGGGGCGTGAGCAGGGGTTGGCTCACGAACGCCTCTTGATGACCCGCCTGCTGCAGCGCAAGTTTGGGGCGTTGCCGTTGGAAACCATCTCGCGTGTGCAGACCCTGGGACGCGATGCCCTCGAACGGCTGGCCGACGACCTCTTTGACCTTCCTGACGCAGAGGCTCTCGCGGCTTGGCTCAACCGCATGGCATCGGACGCGCGTTGAAGTGATATGTCTGGAGACGGCTACGCTTTAGGTTTGAAACAAGTGGTTTCGGTAACAACTTCTAGATGCGCTTCAGGCTTCCGTTGGCGTGTCGGTGAACCTTACCTTCCCGAAGCAACTTGATGAGGTGGGACTGGACGGAGCGCGTCGCCAAGGGGTGTAGCGCGGCCGGCATCTCGGCATAGACCGTCGCCACTAGCTCCGGCACAGTCGTTTTTCCTTCCCGGAGCGCCGCCAGAATGCTGGCTTCGCGTTGCTGGCGGTGCGCGATGTAACTGTGGATGACAGTGCGCGGCTCGTTCAGCGCCGGCCCGTGACCCCCGGCAATCAAGCGGACTGGCAAATCCAGCAATCGCCGTAGTGAAGCCAAATAATCGGCCATGTCACCCTCATCGGGGTCAATCAGGACGCTCCCCAGGCCAACCACCATGTCGCCACTAAACAAGATGCCGGTCGTTTCCTCGAAAAAGCACAGATGGCCGCGGGCATGGCCGGGCGTGAATACGGCGCGAAGCCGCCATCCCGGCCAGGCTGGTGGCACAACGCCATACGCCACCGAGGTTGACGCGGCCGGCACGTCAACCGTATCGCCATCCCGGAGAAACCTTGAGATGCACACCTCATCACCCAACAGTTGCGCAGTGAGGGGATGCGCAGCTACCGGTGCGTTCCAGCGCCGACTCAAATGTGCCGCGCCACCAACATGGTCTGGGTGGTGGTGCGTTAGCCAAATTTCCCGAATCGCTGCTCCAGTCTGGTCAGCGAGCTGGGTCACGTAGGCGTCCAGCCGAGCCTGTTCATCAGAATAGGGGGACGCCGGGTCAATCACCACGAGTTCCCGGTCGCCGATGACATAGCAGTTGGTATGGGTTGCTGGCGGCAGTGTTGGCGTTCGGACCGGAAAGGTGACAATTCCAGGTGCCAGTTCGATGAATTCCGGTGGCGCACCCTGCGCGGCCGGGTGATCGTGGAAGAGGAAGCGTAAGCGTTCAAAATCAGCTTGTTGCGCAGCCGCTTCGGAAGTCCACCGAAACAGACTGCGCACGCTGTGGAGTGTCGGGGGCACCAGCCGTACCTCGCCCCGCGCCCAAGCGGCGAGCGCCTCGCTCGGCGTCACCCATTGCCCATCAACCATCTCCTCTGCCCAAAGGTGCGGCTCCTGTTGCCAGTCGAGTTGACTGATGAAAAACGTGGTGTCATAGCGCCGTGGCACGCCCACCGGTGTCACCCAGCGTCCGGCCGGTATGAAGCGGCGCGCGTCAATCGTGACGGCAAATCGCGCGCAAACTTCCGCAAACGTCAGGCGTCCGGCCATCAGGTCAGCGCGAACGGCCAGCCGGCTTTCAGTCGTCGTCAGCCGGCTTTCGGCCAACAGAACACCCGATTCCTCAAAGACTTCCCGCGCGGCGCAGGCACACTGGGCGGCGTGTTCGGCGTCAGTCGCGTGACAGACAGCCACCTGGCTATCTTCGGGGTCGCGGCGGCCGCCAAGAAAGGCATGGTAGCCACCTAGAAACGGAGTTGCTTCAGCCCGCTTGGCCCAGAAAAAGCGCCAGTCGCCAGCCTGGTCTGGCCGGAGTAAGATCACAGCCGATGCGTACTTTGGGATAGCAGTAGATGTCATGGTGACCCAGAGATAGCGGCCAAAACGCCGGAATACACAATACACGTTTCAGGAGCAAACCGTCATGCGCCGGCGGCTGTTTTTTTCTTGCGTCTGGTTGGCAGGGTTCGTTCTTTATGGGCAAGCCCAAGAGCAAAAACCATTTACCGTAGCCGTACTTCCTCCACACATCACAGACGAAGTTGGCGGGGTCTCGGCGGACACCGTGCTCGATGTGGTCGAGCAGGCTCTGGCTCGCCAGGGGTTAGGCGTACTGCCGCGCGCGCGAACCCGTTCAGCCGCGCCACCGGTTGCCGACCTCAACTTCAATCCAACCTGCATCGAAGCGCAGGCGCTTGGTGCGCGCGTCGGGAGCGAAGGTTACGTCCTGGTGGCGTTGCGCCGCGGCGAACGCAGCGCGCCCAACCGCCAAACCGTCATTGGCGGTTCACTGCATCTGTTCGCCGTGGCTACCCGCACCGGACAGCTTGTTGCCAGCGAGCATCTTGACTTCACCGAAAGCGAGCTGGGGTTTCTTCCGACCGTAGCGCCACTGGTGACAACCGCAGCCGGAAAACTGAGTGCCGGCTGGCGGACGATACAGACCCAGCTTTTGGGTTCGGCCGGGCAAACTGCCACCTGCCAAGCAGATGTGGATTTCCGCCTGGCCGACTCGCCGCCCGGCGTAACGCCGCCGGTTCCACTGGTGCGCCCCCGCCCCGAACCAACGAACCTAGCTCGTGTCGCCGGAGTGTCCGCTACGGTCGGGGCAGAGGTCCACCTCACTGCGGACGGACAAGTTTGCGAAGTTATGATCACCCGATGGGCCGGCTACGGGCTTGAAGCTGCAGTTGAGAAGGCATTGCGAGCGGCTCGGTTCAAGCCTGCCACACGCGATGGTCAACCGATATCGGCGCGATTCCTGGCGGAGTTCAATTTTCGTACCGTAGGGTCTTCGCTGCCAGCAAAACCAAACCAGACCTTCATATCGAGCGAGTTCGGGCTTGCACACACGCCGCCAAGGGTGGCTTGCCTCTCACCCATGCCCCCCCCAAGGACAGCCACATCTTCGGCACATCGGGTCACGTGGTTTTTGCGCCCAAGCTCGCGTTTGCTGGGAGAACACCGCCATGTCTGCACCGGCGGCCAGCGTCCCAACTCACCGGTTGACCATCAAAGCCTTCGCTAAGGACAGCACGTTGGGGCGCCGTGACCTTGGTCAAGCCGGCTCGCCAGAGAGCGCCACAACCAGACCTTGTGGACTCCCGACGGCAAGCCACATTCCGGTGGGGTGCCAGTCCAGGACGGTCACGCCCTCCGGCAAGGTGTAGCGTCCGACCGGTGTTGTCGGACGACCCGGCTTTTCCGGTGGACGCCACAGCAGCAACCCATCCGTGCCCCCCGAGGCCAGCGCCTTGCCATCGGGACGATAGGCCAGCGCCGTTACCAATCCCGCATGTCCTTCTAGCACGACCGGCGTCGAACCTGCCGGGCCGCGCCCTGAAAAGTCCCAAATCGTGACGGCCGAACCGCCACCCGTCGCCAGAAACCGCCCGCGTGGATGCCAGGCCAGCTCGCGGACTTTGGTGGCATAGCCCGACATCATTAGGTCTTCACCGGTTGTCGTATCCCAGACATGAATGGTGGCATCCTGGTCGCCGACCACGAGATACTTGCCATCCGGTCGCCAGCGGACGGTCAGATGCGAACCCTTCCAGGCAAAGACTTCGCCGGGCGTCGTTTCGCCAGGCTGCCAAACCGTGAGCAGCCCGTAACTGGACGTGACCAGGCACCGCCGCGCCGGATGCCACTGCATATCGGTAATCGTGCTGGTATGGCGCGTGTGTTCGCTCACCACGTCCCCGGCAGGCGTCCAGAAGCGCAGGCACTTGCCGGCCGCCGAGGCGAGCATCACCGGTTTGCCGTCCGGGTATGGCGGACTCCAGACAACTCGCTCCACCCAGCTTGCGCCGGCCGGCAGGTCAGCCGCCAGTTCGCCGGTCGCCGCGTGCCAGATACGCGCGCGGCCGTCCTGACCACCGGTTGCCAGCCAGACGCCATCCGGCGCGCCATGCAGCGCCATGCCGCCGACCGAGTGGGCAGCGCGCGACCACCGGATGGCATCCGTCGCGCCGTCCAGTACGACGAGCGTCCCAGCGGATGAAAGTACCGCCAGCCAATCCCCATCCGGCGCCCAGTGCAGGGCCAGCACGTGGTCATCGAGCGCCACCTGCCAACGGGTGGCAAGCTCGCGCATCGTGCTTTTCAGAAAATCGCTCAGCGAAGGCAACGGCATGGCTTCCTCATGGCAAAAGCGACAAAGGTTTTCGGCGCAAGGTTACGAAGGTTGAACTCGCCAACCCAAGCCAACCCGGACCGGACCGGCCGGCTAGAGGCTGCCAAAACAGTGTGACGGAGACACAGCGCCGTCGGCAAGTGAGCAGCCAGGCCCATGCCTTGCCGCATCCGGCTTCGGCGGCCGGTGTGAGGACGGCTCACCTTGGCGACGACTCGACAGGCAAGCCATTTTTGTTCAGAATCGCGCACCGACAAGTTCCAGGCCAACGACTTCAGGAGTATTTCAGGAGTAGTTATGGTTACGTTTCGACGCGCCCTGCGGCTCGACCACATGCAATCTTCCTCGACGATGGCCGCGACGGCCGCCGCCGCGCGGCTGCGCGCCCAGGGACACGCAGTGATTGACTTGGGCGCGGGCGAGCCAGATTTCGACACGCCCGAAAACATCCGCCAGGCGGCCATCCAGGCGCTCAACGAAGGCAAGACCCGCTACACGCCGGCATCGGGGACAACCGAACTCAAGCAGGCCATTGCGGATTACATCGCCCACGAAACCGGGACGCGATACCCCCTCAGCTCGGTCATCGTCTCGGCCGGTGGCAAGCAGACGCTCTTCAATGCCCTCGTGAGCATCCTGAACCCCGGCGACGAAGTCATCATTCCGGCGCCATACTGGGTCACGTTTCCTGAAATCGTAGCGTTTTGCGGTGGGGTCAGCGTGTTCATTCCAACCCACGAGCACGGTTTTCAGCTCACGGCCGACATGATCGAGCGCGTTCTGACGCCACGCACCAAAGTTGTCATCGTCAACTCGCCGTCCAACCCGTCTGGCGTGGTCATCGCGCCGGATGCCATCCGCCAGATTGCCGAACTGTGCGCGGCGCGCGACCTGTGGCTGATTTCCGACGAGTGCTATTACAAGTTTGTCTATCCACCGGCGCGTCCCTTTTCGGCCGCCAGTCTGCCACCGGAGCTACGGGAGCGGGTCCTGGTCTCCGGCTCGCTTTCAAAGACCTACGCCATGACCGGTTGGCGGATTGGCTATGCGCTGGCGCACCCTGACTGGATTGCCGAAATGACCAAGGTGCAAAGCCACTCGACCTCCAATCCGACGACCTTTGCCCAGTGGGCGGCCATTGAAGCCCTCCGGGGAAGCCAGGCTTCCGTGGCAACCATGCTGGCCGAATATCAAGCCCGGCGCGATTGGATCGTTCCGGCACTGGCGGCGCTGCCGGGCGCGCGCTGTCGCCAACCGGAAGGCGCGTTCTATGCCTTCCCCGATGTTTCCGGCGTCCTTGAACGGGCCGGAATCCGCGATGTGGATTTCGCCCAACGGCTGCTGGAAGAAGCCCATGTCGTGGTAACGGCCGGCTCAGCCTTTGGCGCCGATGGTTATTTGCGCATCTCCTATGCCAACTCACTCGAAAACATTCGGCGCGGCATTGAAAATATCCACGCCTTGATCAAGCGGCTCGGCTAGCGAGTGGGGTCTCAAACTGGCATCACCACAACAGCTTGGGACAAACCACCAAGCAAGACGCGGAGCAAGAACGATGAGTGACCTTATCGGCGGTTTACTTCAACAGTTAGCCGGCCCGGCCCTGTCTCGATTGAGCCAAACCATCGGGGCCGACGAAGCCGCCACCAGCAAGGCCGTCGCCGTCGCTGTGCCGTTGCTGGTAGGCGCACTGGCGCGCAACACTGTTCAGCCAGAAGGCGCGCAGGCGCTGCACCAAGCCGTGGTCAAAGACCACGACGGCAGCATCCTCGATGATGTCGTCGGTTTCTTGGGCGGGGGTCAAGCCGGGAGTGGGGCCGGTATTTTGCGCCACGTTCTCGGAGAACAACGCCCAGCCGTAGAGCAAAACCTTGCGCAGGCGGCCGGACTGGCCCCAACTGCCGCCGGGCAGATGCTCGAACTGCTCGCCCCGGTCGTCATGGGGTGGATCGGTTTGACCCAGCGCCAGCAGGGCCTCGATGCCAGCGGCGTGGCGAACCTGCTTTCAGGACAAGCGAAAGCCACCCCAGGCAACGTTCTGGGCGCGCTCAACACGCTGCTGGATGCCGACAAGGACGGTTCCGCGCTCGATGACGTCGCCCGCTTCGCCATGGGCTTCTTCAAAAGAAAGTGATGGACGCGCCGCGTTCGTGACAATCCTGGGCAACCCACCTGATTCAGACCTCTTTTCCAAAACTTCACGCTTTTCCAAAACTTCACTATGGATGAACAAAAGCTCATACCGGCGAACATCGAAGACGAAATGCGCCGGAGCTACCTCGACTATGCGATGTCGGTCATCATTGGCCGCGCGCTGCCGGATGTCCGTGACGGCTTCAAGCCCGTCCATCGGCGCGTCCTCTGGACGATGCACGAGTTGGGCAATACCCACAACAAGCCCTACAAGAAAAGCGCGCGTGTCGTCGGCGACACGATTGGCAAGTACCATCCGCATGGCGACCAGGCCGTTTACGACACC
It contains:
- a CDS encoding pyridoxal phosphate-dependent aminotransferase, with protein sequence MVTFRRALRLDHMQSSSTMAATAAAARLRAQGHAVIDLGAGEPDFDTPENIRQAAIQALNEGKTRYTPASGTTELKQAIADYIAHETGTRYPLSSVIVSAGGKQTLFNALVSILNPGDEVIIPAPYWVTFPEIVAFCGGVSVFIPTHEHGFQLTADMIERVLTPRTKVVIVNSPSNPSGVVIAPDAIRQIAELCAARDLWLISDECYYKFVYPPARPFSAASLPPELRERVLVSGSLSKTYAMTGWRIGYALAHPDWIAEMTKVQSHSTSNPTTFAQWAAIEALRGSQASVATMLAEYQARRDWIVPALAALPGARCRQPEGAFYAFPDVSGVLERAGIRDVDFAQRLLEEAHVVVTAGSAFGADGYLRISYANSLENIRRGIENIHALIKRLG
- a CDS encoding energy transducer TonB, producing MRRRLFFSCVWLAGFVLYGQAQEQKPFTVAVLPPHITDEVGGVSADTVLDVVEQALARQGLGVLPRARTRSAAPPVADLNFNPTCIEAQALGARVGSEGYVLVALRRGERSAPNRQTVIGGSLHLFAVATRTGQLVASEHLDFTESELGFLPTVAPLVTTAAGKLSAGWRTIQTQLLGSAGQTATCQADVDFRLADSPPGVTPPVPLVRPRPEPTNLARVAGVSATVGAEVHLTADGQVCEVMITRWAGYGLEAAVEKALRAARFKPATRDGQPISARFLAEFNFRTVGSSLPAKPNQTFISSEFGLAHTPPRVACLSPMPPPRTATSSAHRVTWFLRPSSRLLGEHRHVCTGGQRPNSPVDHQSLR
- a CDS encoding DUF4351 domain-containing protein, with amino-acid sequence MTDAAHHNAYDQAFKYLADADPRALLVLVGALPPDAPAAITPLARELITSTRIPDEIYLIESGEERWIAHIEVQTRYDPEIPQRLVDYADRLRIVHKNVPVRTFLVLLTARGSPDPIPTEATVELGQLRLSLRYGVVKLWELAAEQALATGQPALLPLVPLMRGEPVALAQAAERLRDVADAKQRQELQLHFLVLGGLRYDIEALIGVLGGAAMIRLEQLRESSVYQMILQEGHAEGLRQGLEQGLEQGLEQGLEQGLEQGLEQGREQGLAHERLLMTRLLQRKFGALPLETISRVQTLGRDALERLADDLFDLPDAEALAAWLNRMASDAR
- a CDS encoding WD40 repeat domain-containing protein; the encoded protein is MPLPSLSDFLKSTMRELATRWQVALDDHVLALHWAPDGDWLAVLSSAGTLVVLDGATDAIRWSRAAHSVGGMALHGAPDGVWLATGGQDGRARIWHAATGELAADLPAGASWVERVVWSPPYPDGKPVMLASAAGKCLRFWTPAGDVVSEHTRHTSTITDMQWHPARRCLVTSSYGLLTVWQPGETTPGEVFAWKGSHLTVRWRPDGKYLVVGDQDATIHVWDTTTGEDLMMSGYATKVRELAWHPRGRFLATGGGSAVTIWDFSGRGPAGSTPVVLEGHAGLVTALAYRPDGKALASGGTDGLLLWRPPEKPGRPTTPVGRYTLPEGVTVLDWHPTGMWLAVGSPQGLVVALSGEPA
- a CDS encoding tetratricopeptide repeat protein: MLTVLKFAKRPRTCWLLPVGVALLVYANTLANGFTYDDTPIIVNNPFIRSLVNIPNLFLAGYWDHRQAGLSNYRPLLTTTLALDYALWGLRPLGYHLVNVLLHAANVGWLFYLLRQYRVTPWAAGLAALVFAVHPVHTEAVANIIGRAELLGMFCGGAMWWSWLRARQALHQAGWWRALAVMAYLAAMLSKENMVVLPAGLWLAEMLRVRRRIRRSDWSVLWHVTLPHLWLAMAWLPYAGLRYLSEQGFRPMGALAGNPMSTQTLGERLVTMAGVSLEWYRLVTLGFPLKPWYDAHNLILVPVWDWRTILGGGITLGLVVGALAAVRRVPLLTFAVGFWFITLALVSNVIVPIWTAVGERWLYVPSVSYAIALSWALVRLGGCIGQSATTPWRLGTSVGLALVLLTSYAFGAARRNLDWRNDFVLFSRFMETDPQHPLPYTFLGNACQLADPAQARLYYEQALAREPRFFLALLGLAQLDLRSGRLEDAQATLAQMIATKPPEVVPLDADWGLAHALYARTLALQQNAASALEQISEARRYAPRDAPALTSCAIAYVTLGRLAEAEALLRDAIADGVDTATIRFNLGSVLLKQGNRAAAKQYFEAALRLDPSLSPARTALDTLRQP
- a CDS encoding MBL fold metallo-hydrolase, yielding MTSTAIPKYASAVILLRPDQAGDWRFFWAKRAEATPFLGGYHAFLGGRRDPEDSQVAVCHATDAEHAAQCACAAREVFEESGVLLAESRLTTTESRLAVRADLMAGRLTFAEVCARFAVTIDARRFIPAGRWVTPVGVPRRYDTTFFISQLDWQQEPHLWAEEMVDGQWVTPSEALAAWARGEVRLVPPTLHSVRSLFRWTSEAAAQQADFERLRFLFHDHPAAQGAPPEFIELAPGIVTFPVRTPTLPPATHTNCYVIGDRELVVIDPASPYSDEQARLDAYVTQLADQTGAAIREIWLTHHHPDHVGGAAHLSRRWNAPVAAHPLTAQLLGDEVCISRFLRDGDTVDVPAASTSVAYGVVPPAWPGWRLRAVFTPGHARGHLCFFEETTGILFSGDMVVGLGSVLIDPDEGDMADYLASLRRLLDLPVRLIAGGHGPALNEPRTVIHSYIAHRQQREASILAALREGKTTVPELVATVYAEMPAALHPLATRSVQSHLIKLLREGKVHRHANGSLKRI
- the lpxD gene encoding UDP-3-O-(3-hydroxymyristoyl)glucosamine N-acyltransferase, translating into MTNTQSGHALREIAAAFGYAVEGLDATADAMITGVAGLDDAGPTDLTFLSNARYAAKARATRAAAVILSHGVSADGIPCPVLRAPDAYLAFAQVAQWFYQSPLPPPGIHPTAVIAPSAQIGQEVRIGPYVVIGAGVVLGDRAALYPHTVVYDGARIGDDCVLHAHVVIREQVELGRRVIVHNHVTVGCDGFGYAKRPDGRWEKIPQGGRVIIEDDVEIGAGTQIDRASVGETRIRRGAKLDNLVQIGHAVEVGEDTLLCAQVGIAGSATIGSRVILAGQVGVAGHLTIGDGVTALAQSGIPNDVPAGRQVAGYPAVDRRQWLRVSAAQAKLPDLLKYIHALEARLAALEKAHPTE
- a CDS encoding ComEC/Rec2 family competence protein — protein: MRAGQRRRQSQGGWRGGLLIVGGLGLVATAVWFLWQFRDRLTPAPTPITGKVLYVHAIDVGQGDSYLIVTPERKTVLIDAGLAESGARVTAFLRQQKISSLDLVIATHPHADHIGGMGYVLEAVSVKNVLDSGQEHTTLTYRRMLEAVKKHVGRLTIAKAGQQFNLDNGIVLSVLGPRQPWLQNVSGSDLNANSVVVRLDYGNFSMLFTGDAEDETEDRLLADGAPLQATVLKVAHHGSRHSTKDRFLREVKPTIAIISCGATNRYGHPTQATLDRLKRVGATVYRTDLHGDITIAANGTEYAVTTARQATPADIWRGRQPGTDNDSGDEMPRQRTGR